The following are encoded in a window of Thermoanaerobacter ethanolicus JW 200 genomic DNA:
- the hutH gene encoding histidine ammonia-lyase, translating into MGKVIIDGNNLTIEDVVHVARDGYRVELSNIAEERVLHSRKIVEKYVNDEKVVYGITTGFGKFSDVVISKEDTEILQKNLIMSHSCGVGEPLPEEVVRAIMLLRANALAKGFSGVRLETLNTLIEMLNKGVTPVIPEKGSLGASGDLAPLAHMVLVMIGKGEALYKGERMTGEKAMKEAGISPVVLSSKEGLALINGTQVMSAIGCLNVYDAKRLIKSADAVSSITLEALRGIIDAFDDRVQMVRPHRGQMITAKNIRKMCEGSTLITRQGEIRVQDAYTLRCIPQVHGAIRDAIEYAEEVLTREINSATDNPLIFPEDGEVISGGNFHGEPIALAMDFLGIAVSEIANISERRIERLVNYQLNDLPPFLTEKGGLNSGMMIAQYTAASLVSENKVLAHPASVDSIPSSANQEDHVSMGTIAARKAREIIENATRVIAIELMAALQAMEFRKGFKKGKGSQIIYDLVREYVKPLEEDRELYIDINACFNIIKSGKVLKVLEKEGIILE; encoded by the coding sequence ATGGGAAAGGTCATAATAGATGGCAATAATCTTACAATAGAAGATGTAGTGCACGTAGCAAGAGATGGGTATAGAGTAGAACTTAGCAATATTGCTGAAGAGAGAGTACTTCATTCTAGAAAAATAGTAGAAAAATATGTAAATGATGAAAAAGTAGTTTATGGAATCACGACGGGTTTTGGGAAATTTAGCGATGTCGTAATATCTAAAGAAGACACAGAAATTTTGCAAAAGAATTTGATTATGAGCCATTCTTGTGGAGTAGGAGAACCATTACCGGAAGAAGTAGTAAGAGCAATTATGCTTTTGAGGGCAAATGCCCTTGCGAAAGGTTTTTCAGGTGTAAGGCTTGAAACTTTAAACACGTTGATTGAAATGTTAAATAAAGGAGTAACTCCTGTTATACCTGAAAAAGGATCTTTAGGAGCAAGCGGAGACCTTGCACCTTTAGCTCACATGGTTCTTGTGATGATAGGGAAAGGTGAAGCTTTATACAAAGGTGAGAGAATGACTGGAGAAAAAGCAATGAAAGAGGCAGGGATTAGTCCAGTTGTTTTGAGTTCAAAAGAAGGTTTGGCTTTGATAAATGGCACTCAAGTTATGTCAGCAATAGGATGCTTAAATGTATATGATGCTAAAAGACTTATAAAATCTGCTGATGCTGTATCTTCTATTACTTTAGAAGCTTTAAGAGGAATAATTGATGCTTTTGATGATAGAGTCCAAATGGTGAGGCCTCATAGAGGTCAGATGATCACTGCTAAAAATATAAGAAAAATGTGTGAAGGAAGTACTCTAATAACGAGACAGGGAGAAATACGGGTTCAGGATGCTTATACCCTAAGGTGTATTCCACAAGTCCATGGAGCTATAAGAGATGCTATTGAATATGCGGAAGAAGTTCTTACAAGAGAGATAAATTCTGCAACAGATAATCCTTTAATTTTCCCTGAAGATGGCGAGGTGATATCTGGGGGCAATTTTCACGGAGAGCCTATTGCATTAGCAATGGATTTTTTAGGTATTGCAGTTTCTGAAATTGCTAATATTTCTGAAAGAAGGATTGAAAGGCTTGTAAATTATCAGTTAAACGACCTTCCTCCTTTTTTGACTGAAAAAGGGGGACTAAATTCTGGTATGATGATAGCTCAATACACAGCAGCTTCTTTAGTGTCAGAAAATAAGGTTTTGGCGCATCCAGCTTCTGTTGATTCTATACCATCTTCTGCAAATCAAGAAGACCATGTGAGTATGGGCACTATTGCTGCGAGAAAGGCAAGGGAAATAATAGAAAACGCTACAAGGGTTATAGCAATAGAACTTATGGCAGCTTTGCAGGCAATGGAGTTTAGGAAAGGTTTTAAAAAAGGGAAGGGCTCTCAAATAATATATGATTTAGTAAGAGAATACGTTAAGCCGTTGGAAGAAGATAGGGAGCTTTATATTGACATAAATGCCTGCTTTAATATTATAAAATCAGGTAAAGTATTGAAGGTCCTTGAAAAAGAAGGTATAATATTAGAATAA
- a CDS encoding ABC transporter ATP-binding protein — translation MIELKGVSKSYNKVKIKAVDNIDLVVNPGEIFGFLGPNGAGKTTTIKMIVGLLSHDTGEIKVDGIDIDKNPIEVKKRIGYVPDSPDIYDKLTGIEYLNFIADVYGVSEKERKERIEYFVEAFELKNAIGDLIQTYSHGMKQKILLTAALIHNPSVWILDEPMVGLDPKSAFLLKELMSKHTKAGFTVFFSTHILEVAEKLCDKIAIINKGKIIAYGTMEEIKSQHEWESLEKIFLELTEK, via the coding sequence TTGATAGAATTAAAAGGTGTTTCAAAATCTTATAACAAAGTTAAAATAAAAGCTGTTGACAACATTGACCTTGTTGTAAATCCTGGTGAAATATTTGGATTTTTAGGTCCTAATGGGGCTGGCAAAACTACCACGATAAAAATGATAGTAGGCCTTTTGTCCCATGATACAGGAGAAATTAAAGTAGACGGAATTGATATTGACAAAAATCCTATAGAGGTCAAAAAGCGCATAGGATATGTTCCAGATAGCCCTGATATTTATGACAAACTGACAGGCATAGAATATCTCAATTTTATTGCAGACGTATACGGGGTATCTGAAAAAGAAAGGAAAGAAAGGATTGAATATTTTGTTGAAGCTTTTGAGCTAAAGAATGCTATTGGAGACCTAATACAGACCTATTCCCACGGAATGAAGCAAAAAATTCTCCTTACAGCCGCACTTATTCACAATCCTTCTGTTTGGATTTTGGATGAACCAATGGTAGGATTAGACCCGAAATCAGCATTTTTACTCAAAGAGTTGATGTCAAAGCATACAAAAGCAGGTTTTACTGTATTTTTCTCAACTCATATATTGGAAGTTGCTGAGAAGCTCTGTGATAAAATAGCAATAATAAACAAAGGCAAAATAATAGCTTATGGTACTATGGAAGAGATAAAGAGCC
- a CDS encoding HDIG domain-containing metalloprotein, protein MNRIKQYFKAKRAKIYEKDYQFLLGFLNEKELEYFNKLPVYEKRHSLDVCYYLINKYGIEDQDLLKAALFHDIGKIKAKITPERKAMTVILKKIPFLAKFLEKHIYFFKVYYNHAEYGAEICKEIGLNERIVGIVRQHHDKNLMDEDVIKLQEADEKN, encoded by the coding sequence GTGAATAGGATAAAACAATATTTTAAAGCTAAAAGAGCTAAAATTTATGAAAAAGATTATCAATTTTTACTTGGATTCCTAAATGAAAAGGAATTAGAATATTTTAATAAATTGCCTGTTTATGAAAAAAGGCATTCATTAGATGTGTGCTATTATCTTATTAATAAATACGGAATAGAAGACCAAGACCTTTTAAAAGCGGCTCTTTTTCATGATATTGGAAAGATAAAAGCGAAAATTACTCCTGAAAGAAAAGCCATGACGGTGATTTTAAAGAAAATTCCTTTTTTGGCTAAGTTTCTTGAAAAACATATATATTTTTTTAAAGTCTATTATAATCATGCAGAATATGGTGCAGAAATTTGTAAGGAAATTGGGTTAAATGAGAGAATAGTAGGCATTGTAAGGCAGCACCATGACAAAAATCTTATGGATGAGGATGTTATAAAACTTCAAGAGGCAGATGAAAAAAATTAA
- a CDS encoding amidase domain-containing protein, with protein sequence MDTKKYYKPILLLLALIFLTYFSISFFNKTIETVANNKEEIKTVLDEFFKKRGSVLLSGDLKEIEGFYDKSSTYGKWALDHERRRVEYVKGWSEKRNLKFTEAESFYRIKSVKAGENSVWVYLVETMKMGYAYNIKSDVINYMGLGIRHSVQLVKVDGKWLIRRDWYYDPLDEDSAYIDAAPAEGIMPEIAPTTSKPETEEEAKPKKKGKYDREGAVAYADKYAGAAWGSGNNYEYNPKYRDYNGVGGDCTNFVSQVLHEGGGLPMDYVWNFNGKDSSTAWAQAPALFNYLIYTGKGKLIAKGYYLDMVKPTEQHPKGAIREIEKGDLICYEEKGEIVHFGVVTGFDSIGIPVVNTHTSDRYHVPFDLGWDKRVIYRFIHIND encoded by the coding sequence TTGGACACCAAAAAATATTACAAACCAATTCTCCTTTTACTAGCACTCATTTTTTTAACTTACTTTTCTATTTCCTTTTTCAATAAAACCATAGAGACAGTTGCAAACAACAAAGAAGAGATAAAAACTGTACTGGATGAATTTTTTAAAAAAAGAGGAAGTGTGCTTTTAAGCGGTGACTTAAAAGAGATAGAAGGCTTTTATGACAAATCTTCCACTTATGGCAAATGGGCATTGGACCATGAAAGGAGGCGAGTTGAATACGTTAAAGGATGGTCAGAAAAAAGAAATCTTAAATTTACAGAAGCAGAATCTTTTTACAGGATAAAAAGTGTAAAAGCTGGCGAAAATTCCGTATGGGTTTACCTTGTGGAAACTATGAAAATGGGATACGCTTACAACATAAAAAGTGATGTAATAAATTACATGGGATTAGGTATACGACATTCTGTACAGCTTGTAAAAGTTGATGGAAAATGGCTTATAAGAAGAGATTGGTACTATGACCCTCTTGACGAAGATTCCGCCTATATAGATGCTGCTCCTGCTGAAGGCATAATGCCTGAAATTGCACCTACTACTTCAAAGCCAGAAACTGAAGAAGAAGCAAAGCCTAAAAAGAAGGGTAAATACGACAGAGAAGGAGCAGTAGCTTATGCTGACAAATACGCAGGAGCTGCTTGGGGAAGCGGCAATAACTACGAGTACAATCCAAAATATAGGGATTATAACGGGGTAGGAGGAGACTGCACCAATTTCGTCTCTCAAGTATTACATGAAGGAGGAGGCCTTCCAATGGACTATGTATGGAACTTCAACGGCAAAGACTCTTCCACCGCTTGGGCACAAGCACCCGCTCTTTTTAACTATCTCATTTATACAGGAAAAGGTAAATTAATTGCAAAAGGATACTATTTAGATATGGTAAAGCCTACTGAACAGCACCCAAAAGGTGCCATAAGAGAAATTGAAAAAGGAGACCTTATATGCTATGAAGAAAAGGGAGAAATAGTACACTTTGGCGTAGTTACAGGTTTTGATTCTATAGGGATACCCGTTGTAAATACTCATACTTCCGATAGATACCATGTCCCTTTTGACTTAGGATGGGATAAGAGAGTGATTTATAGATTTATACATATAAATGATTAA